One Peptostreptococcus equinus genomic window carries:
- a CDS encoding cation diffusion facilitator family transporter, which translates to MDRKTRVALLSVGSNILLVILKIVAGILSGSISIISEAMHSGVDLLASVIAFISVKTSSRPADEKHPYGHGKMENISGFIEGLLIFIAAIAIIKEAINKMIEPVSIEQAPVAIVVMFFAAIVNFFVSRKLHIVSKEEDSQALEADSLHLKTDVYTSLGVGVGIALVKLTGISILDPIVALLVALLIIKEAYELSSNAFNILLDGSLPEDELNIVIKAIESHKNEFLDYHKLKTRKAGSMKYIDFHITVPKEMTVERSHQIQGNLKKDLKDALVNTRVNVHIDPEKK; encoded by the coding sequence ATGGATAGAAAGACAAGAGTCGCCCTACTATCAGTAGGGTCAAATATATTATTAGTGATATTAAAAATTGTAGCGGGTATACTAAGCGGTTCTATAAGTATAATTTCGGAAGCGATGCATTCGGGTGTGGATTTATTAGCATCAGTTATTGCTTTTATTTCAGTAAAAACATCCTCTAGACCAGCAGATGAAAAACATCCGTATGGACATGGTAAGATGGAAAATATTTCTGGGTTTATTGAAGGCTTGTTGATTTTTATAGCAGCAATTGCCATAATAAAAGAAGCAATAAACAAAATGATAGAACCAGTTTCTATAGAACAAGCACCCGTTGCGATTGTAGTGATGTTTTTTGCAGCTATAGTCAATTTTTTTGTATCAAGAAAGTTACATATTGTTTCCAAGGAAGAAGATTCTCAAGCACTTGAAGCTGATTCACTTCATTTAAAAACAGATGTATATACATCACTAGGTGTAGGTGTGGGTATTGCTTTAGTAAAGCTGACTGGAATTAGTATACTAGATCCAATTGTAGCATTATTAGTTGCTTTATTGATAATTAAAGAAGCGTATGAACTATCTTCAAATGCATTTAATATTTTATTAGATGGGAGCCTTCCAGAAGATGAATTAAATATAGTGATTAAAGCAATTGAATCGCATAAAAATGAGTTTTTAGACTATCACAAGTTAAAGACCAGAAAGGCTGGTAGTATGAAATATATAGATTTTCATATTACAGTACCAAAAGAAATGACAGTAGAAAGATCTCATCAAATTCAAGGAAACCTAAAGAAAGATTTAAAAGATGCTTTGGTAAATACACGTGTAAATGTACATATAGATCCTGAAAAAAAGTAA
- a CDS encoding ABC transporter ATP-binding protein — protein sequence MAYVELINIGKVYDKGENKFNALKNINLKINEGEFVVIMGPSGSGKTTLLNIIAGIDTPTSGSILINEIDLKDKNKSSLARYRRRDIGIIFQQYNLIRVLTVRENIELQVRLDNKKPDKEDVDNLMDSIGLKKLENKFPDQLSGGEQQRVAIARALAANPILLLADEPTGNLDSKTSNEILKIIKNISRNNKQTIIMITHDINVADYADRIINIKDGQII from the coding sequence ATGGCTTATGTAGAATTAATAAATATAGGAAAAGTATACGATAAAGGTGAAAACAAATTTAATGCCCTAAAAAATATAAACTTAAAAATAAATGAAGGAGAATTTGTTGTAATAATGGGTCCTTCAGGTAGTGGAAAAACCACTTTACTAAATATTATAGCGGGTATAGATACACCAACATCTGGAAGTATATTAATAAATGAGATAGATTTAAAAGATAAAAATAAAAGTTCCCTTGCAAGATATAGAAGGAGAGATATAGGAATAATTTTTCAACAATATAATTTAATAAGAGTTTTAACTGTTAGAGAAAATATTGAATTACAAGTAAGATTAGATAATAAAAAGCCAGATAAAGAAGACGTTGATAACTTAATGGATTCTATTGGTTTAAAAAAACTAGAAAATAAATTTCCAGATCAATTATCTGGTGGAGAACAGCAGAGAGTTGCAATAGCTAGAGCCCTTGCAGCAAATCCTATATTATTATTAGCTGATGAACCAACCGGTAATCTGGATTCAAAAACAAGTAATGAAATATTGAAAATAATAAAAAATATTTCTAGAAATAATAAGCAAACTATTATAATGATTACGCATGATATTAATGTTGCAGATTATGCTGATAGAATCATTAATATTAAAGATGGTCAAATTATATAA
- a CDS encoding ABC transporter permease: MYFKFGLRYIKKYEKRSFVIFLGFLLAILIGSTSSIMKQIANNAALKQSIEYNKYHIIVNNVDEKLLNYISRDKSIKNYKLVNYIDSSDISNPIIFNIIGTEDGLINNKIIKGRIANNKNEISAQSWVLKNLGKNVGDTLTYKSYKEKGLTKSLKIVGQIENNKNDLEKGIIELNTKSCGREIQKYNTLNIELKDSPQLRRSISLLKEKIKRSYKIEEKNIILNEELIEAYENDGSGIKESLIIISLVVLFSSIIIFSTYYVSLKDKIEDFAILRALGIKDSDLVKIIFTELFLLFIPALSIGIIGALILSVLLTDMGLNTMAELVDNNKIIYDIKLPCELLISLIFVFTLVSLVIALFTYFMSVRNIPIGLMKFNSGIKKITYKRVNGKYIDKIGISNYLSLRYLKKDNMALFLIIICIALSLSQIIYQSFLNDTEKIVFENWKNKGIQSISVSKSNPYNERARMTENDIKEINNINAIKANLWSANIYTRMDVPKSKINSMMYFKDINKSEYVKNVYKGMYKEYEDKYTIKNKILAYNDDALKYLEKDLISGSIDIQKMKKNNECVLLYPKYYINLDKKIDQRNLILKYKVGDQISVKIPKNLEISSKNPEQLYQYWQMNYNPKMKEEKFKISAIVQDTSIQHQFSVQSVDIILPYKTVKKIDSNIYFDSGEVIVKDKKNRKIVEDKLIDRFSKGNGFNVMNSLLYFDREESEFNEYLNIGNAKLYAFITLSSICLINILNYKIFNKRHDIGILRALGMTDGQIKNLIYSEAYAYAIISTILAWLIAIFRQINYINTMEKINHVVGIRLSISLGNYLFVFIYCLLLCFFASYLPIKKILNHYISDEIRSLE; this comes from the coding sequence ATGTATTTTAAATTTGGTCTTAGATATATAAAAAAATATGAAAAAAGATCTTTTGTTATTTTTCTTGGATTTTTGTTGGCTATTTTAATTGGTTCTACTAGTAGTATAATGAAGCAAATTGCGAATAATGCCGCATTGAAACAATCAATAGAATATAATAAATATCACATAATAGTTAATAATGTAGATGAAAAGTTATTAAATTATATTTCAAGAGATAAGAGTATTAAAAACTATAAATTGGTCAATTATATTGATTCATCTGATATATCCAATCCTATTATTTTTAATATTATAGGTACAGAAGATGGTTTGATTAATAATAAAATAATAAAAGGTAGGATAGCGAACAATAAAAATGAAATTAGTGCACAGAGCTGGGTTTTAAAAAATTTAGGTAAAAATGTTGGAGATACACTGACTTATAAATCTTATAAGGAAAAAGGTCTAACAAAGTCTTTAAAAATTGTAGGACAAATTGAAAATAATAAAAATGATTTAGAAAAAGGAATTATTGAATTAAATACTAAATCATGTGGGAGAGAAATCCAAAAATATAACACGTTAAATATAGAATTAAAAGATAGTCCACAGTTAAGAAGAAGTATAAGTTTATTAAAAGAAAAAATTAAAAGAAGTTATAAAATAGAAGAAAAAAATATTATTTTGAATGAAGAATTAATAGAGGCATATGAGAATGATGGAAGTGGCATAAAAGAAAGTTTAATAATAATATCTCTTGTGGTTTTATTTTCTTCAATAATAATTTTTTCTACATATTATGTATCTTTAAAAGATAAAATAGAAGATTTTGCAATATTAAGAGCTCTAGGCATTAAAGATAGTGATTTAGTAAAAATAATTTTTACAGAATTATTTTTATTATTTATACCAGCTTTAAGTATAGGTATCATAGGAGCATTAATTCTCAGTGTTTTACTTACTGATATGGGTTTAAATACAATGGCAGAATTGGTGGATAATAATAAGATAATATATGATATAAAGTTACCTTGTGAGTTGTTAATTTCTTTAATCTTTGTATTTACACTCGTATCATTAGTAATAGCACTTTTTACATATTTTATGTCTGTAAGGAATATTCCTATAGGATTAATGAAGTTTAATAGTGGAATAAAAAAAATAACATATAAAAGGGTGAATGGCAAGTATATTGATAAAATAGGAATCTCAAATTATCTTTCTTTAAGATATTTAAAAAAGGATAATATGGCATTATTTTTAATTATTATATGCATAGCCTTATCCTTATCTCAAATTATATATCAATCTTTTTTAAATGATACTGAAAAAATTGTTTTTGAAAATTGGAAAAATAAAGGAATACAATCAATATCTGTAAGTAAAAGTAACCCATATAATGAAAGAGCAAGGATGACAGAAAATGATATAAAAGAAATAAATAATATAAATGCTATAAAAGCAAATTTATGGTCAGCAAATATTTATACTAGAATGGATGTACCTAAAAGCAAGATTAATTCTATGATGTATTTTAAAGATATTAATAAATCTGAATATGTAAAAAACGTATATAAGGGGATGTATAAAGAATATGAAGATAAATATACAATTAAAAATAAAATATTAGCCTATAATGATGATGCATTGAAATATTTAGAAAAAGATCTAATTTCAGGAAGTATAGATATTCAAAAGATGAAGAAAAATAATGAGTGTGTTCTACTTTATCCTAAATATTATATAAATTTAGATAAAAAAATAGATCAAAGAAATTTAATTCTAAAATATAAAGTAGGAGATCAAATAAGTGTAAAAATACCTAAAAATCTTGAAATAAGCTCAAAAAATCCAGAACAGTTGTATCAATATTGGCAGATGAATTATAATCCTAAAATGAAAGAAGAAAAATTTAAGATTTCTGCAATTGTACAAGATACGTCAATACAGCATCAATTTTCTGTACAGTCTGTTGATATTATACTTCCATATAAGACAGTAAAAAAAATAGATTCAAATATATATTTCGATTCTGGAGAAGTGATTGTTAAAGATAAGAAAAATAGAAAAATTGTAGAAGATAAACTTATTGATAGATTTTCTAAAGGCAATGGTTTTAATGTTATGAATAGTTTGCTTTATTTTGACAGAGAAGAGAGTGAATTTAATGAGTATTTAAATATAGGTAATGCAAAATTATATGCTTTTATAACTTTGTCATCCATATGTCTTATTAATATATTGAACTATAAAATTTTTAATAAAAGACATGATATAGGTATTTTAAGGGCACTAGGGATGACAGATGGTCAGATTAAAAATTTAATATATAGTGAAGCATATGCATATGCTATAATTTCGACAATTTTAGCATGGTTAATTGCTATATTTAGACAAATAAATTATATAAATACTATGGAAAAAATAAATCATGTTGTTGGCATAAGGCTAAGTATATCATTAGGTAATTATTTATTTGTATTTATATACTGTCTACTACTATGTTTTTTTGCTAGTTATTTACCAATAAAAAAGATATTAAATCATTATATTAGTGACGAGATAAGGAGTTTAGAATAA